GATGCCGTCCCTGCGGGTGGAGCCCCTCGATCGTCGTGATCTTCTTGCCGGCGGCCTGCGCCACCGTCGTCTGGCACGAGCGGACCGCGACGCCGTCGAGGTGCACGGTGCACGCGCCGCACTGCGCCATGCCGCAGCCGAACTTCGTGCCCGTGAGCCGCAGGCGCTCGCGAATCACCCAGAGCAGGGGCGTGTCGGAGGCGACGTCGACCTCGTGGGCCTTACCGTTGATGGTGAGCCTGGCCATATGACCCCTCCTTCCGTGGCGGGTCCGGGCCGACCGACGGGCGTGACTGCGTGACTGTAGGACCGGCTCCGAGTACTGTCAAGCCGGTCCCATGAGCTACCACCCCGGG
This region of Candidatus Methylomirabilota bacterium genomic DNA includes:
- a CDS encoding (2Fe-2S)-binding protein, whose protein sequence is MARLTINGKAHEVDVASDTPLLWVIRERLRLTGTKFGCGMAQCGACTVHLDGVAVRSCQTTVAQAAGKKITTIEGLHPQGRHPLQLAWIAEQVPQCGYCQSGQIMQAAALLAKNPKPTDDEIVAAMSGNICRCATYIRIKRAIKRAAQGA